The following are from one region of the Coffea eugenioides isolate CCC68of chromosome 2, Ceug_1.0, whole genome shotgun sequence genome:
- the LOC113759994 gene encoding transcription factor bHLH54-like, translating into MESFGAMGCGDWSSFNAIYSSTTEEADFMVRLLGNISLPNDVPNSSNVKFSSTYWPASESDVNKAVVQEDSSINSSDDTSVDADVCYSFSQGSSFSGEGSSILCPLSQIYFCNSNSIISQPIVTRNDSSVCADYAMMECKNKMDSCDHEIIRINNILMEEGRDFLNQDVSSDCSMESGENDMPEAFSRGMILQQGKDQHEINSLASEKSLEDESDNLLESSKKRPSTPLDVHKNKRMINAKTNHQKLHPYDSKIAEGGHPVLCRQSSSSYLSEDDSNVSFNLHGKTRASRGSATDHHSLYARKRREKINERLRILQKLIPNGTKVDISTMLEEAVQYVKFLQLQIKLLSSDDLWMYAPIAYNGKNLGLDMDATLKS; encoded by the exons ATGGAGTCATTTGGAGCCATGGGATGTGGGGATTGGAGCTCCTTCAATGCAATCTACTCCAGTACTACTGAAGAGGCTGACTTCATGGTACGGTTGCTTGGCAACATTTCACTTCCAAATGACGTGCCAAACAGTTCTAATGTCAAATTTTCCTCCACTTACTGGCCTGCAAGTGAATCAGATGTAAACAAGGCCGTGGTCCAGGAAGATTCTTCAATCAATTCTTCAGATGACACTAGTGTTGATGCTGATGTGTGCTATTCTTTTTCACAAGGGAGCAGTTTCAGTGGCGAAGGCAGCAGCATTCTTTGTCCCTTGTCACAAATCTACTTTTGCAACAGCAACAGTATTATTTCACAACCGATTGTGACGAGAAATGATAGCTCGGTCTGTGCAGATTATGCTATGATGGAGTGCAAGAACAAAATGGACTCGTGTGATCATGAGATCATTCGTATAAACAATATCTTAATGGAGGAAGGGCGTGACTTCCTAAACCAAGATGTGAGCAGTGACTGCAGCATGGAGTCTGGCGAAAACGACATGCCTGAGGCTTTTTCTCGAGGAATGATTTTGCAACAAGGAAAGGATCAGCATGAAATAAATTCTCTCGCTTCAGAAAAATCACTAGAAGATGAATCAGACAACTTATTGGAGAGTTCTAAGAAAAGACCGTCAACACCTCTAGAT GTCCACAAGAATAAGAGAATGATAAATGCGAAGACCAACCATCAAAAGCTTCATCCTTATGACAGTAAGATTGCTGAAGGTGGCCATCCCGTGCTTTGCCGCCAAAGCTCGAGCAGCTACCTCTCAGAGGATGACTCCAATGTTT CATTCAACTTACATGGCAAAACAAGGGCCAGCAGGGGCTCAGCAACTGATCACCACAGCTTATATGCCAGG aaaagaagagaaaaaataaatgagagATTGAGAATCTTGCAGAAACTTATCCCTAATGGAACAAAG GTTGACATTAGCACCATGCTTGAAGAGGCAGTCCAGTACGTGAAATTTTTGCAACTCCAAATCAAG CTCTTGAGCTCTGATGATCTATGGATGTATGCTCCCATTGCTTACAACGGAAAGAACTTGGGACTGGATATGGACGCTACTCTAAAATCCTGA
- the LOC113760796 gene encoding vacuolar-sorting receptor 3-like, producing MGRYERSKSAILLGFLVLNLTQLVMGRFVVEKNSLRVTSPDSIKGTHDSAIGNFGIPQYGGSMSGTVVYPKENQKGCKTFSDFGSSFKPKSGAMPNFLLVDRGDCLFALKVWNAQNAGASAVLVADEVDEALITMDSPEEERSSAKYIENITIPSALIEKSFGEKLKKAISAGEMVSVNLDWREAVPHPDDRVEYELWTNSNDECGFKCDMLMNFVKDFKGAAQILEKGGYTQFTPHYITWYCPQAFTVSKQCKSQCINHGRYCAPDPEQDFSTGYDGKDVVLENLRQLCVFRVANETKKPWIWWDYVTDFQIRCPMKEKKYNKECADMVIKSLGLDLKKIEKCMGDSDADSDNSVLKEEQEAQVGKGSRGDVTILPTLVVNNRQYRGKLAKGAVLKALCAGFEETTEPAVCLSNDVETNECLDNNGGCWQDKAANLTACKDTFRGRVCECPVVNGVQFRGDGYSSCAATGPGRCKINNGGCWQDTRDGRSFSACMDHEGGKCACPPGFKGDGVKSCEDVDECKDKKACQCAECSCKNTWGSYDCSCSGDLLYIRDHDTCISKRATEVKSGWAAVWVILIGLGMAGGGGFLVYKYRWRSYMDSEIRAIMAQYMPLDSQNEVPNHLSDDRA from the exons ATGGGCCGTTATGAAAGGTCAAAATCTGCAATCTTGCTAGGGTTTTTGGTATTGAACTTGACCCAATTAGTGATGGGTCGGTTCGTGGTGGAGAAGAACAGTTTGAGAGTGACGTCACCGGATAGTATCAAGGGTACTCATGATAGTGCCATTGGGAACTTTGGGATCCCTCAATATGGAGGGAGCATGTCTGGGACTGTTGTTTATCCAAAGGAGAATCAAAAGGGTTGCAAAACTTTCAGTGATTTTGGGTCTTCTTTTAAACCCAAGTCTGGAGCTATGCCCaattttcttcttgttgatCGAGGAG ATTGCTTATTTGCTTTGAAGGTATGGAATGCCCAAAATGCCGGTGCTTCTGCAGTACTAGTTGCAGATGAGGTTGATGAAGCACTAATAACCATGGATTCACCTGAAGAGGAAAGATCTTCTGCAAAGTATATTGAGAACATAACGATACCATCTGCACTAATTGAGAAAAGTTTTGGGGAAAAGCTAAAGAAGGCAATAAGTGCAGGGGAGATGGTAAGTGTAAATCTTGATTGGAGGGAAGCTGTCCCCCACCCAGATGATCGAGTGGAGTATGAGCTGTGGACGAACAGCAATGATGAATGTGGGTTCAAATGTGATATGTTGATGAATTTTGTGAAAGATTTCAAAGGTGCTGCACAGATTCTTGAGAAAGGCGGCTATACTCAATTCACTCCTCATTATATAACTTGGTACTGTCCTCAGGCATTCACTGTAAGTAAACAGTGCAAGTCCCAGTGTATTAACCATGGGAGATACTGTGCTCCAGATCCTGAACAGGATTTCAGCACAGGTTATGATGGAAAGGATGTGGTCCTTGAGAATTTGAGACAGTTGTGTGTTTTCAGAGTGGCTAATGAGACCAAGAAGCCATGGATTTGGTGGGACTATGTAACTGACTTCCAAATTAGATGTCctatgaaagaaaagaaatacaataaggAATGTGCGGACATGGTTATTAAATCTCTCG GACTTGATTTGAAAAAGATTGAGAAGTGTATGGGAGACTCTGATGCTGATTCGGATAATTCTGTATtaaaagaagaacaagaagCTCAA GTTGGGAAAGGATCAAGAGGTGATGTGACAATTTTGCCTACGCTTGTTGTTAATAACAGGCAGTACCGAG gcAAGCTGGCGAAAGGTGCTGTTTTGAAGGCTCTTTGTGCTGGTTTTGAAGAAACTACTGAGCCAGCTGTTTGTTTGAGTAATG ATGTAGAGACAAATGAGTGCTTGGATAACAATGGTGGCTGTTGGCAAGACAAAGCAGCTAATCTTACAGCCTGCAAG gaTACATTTCGAGGGAGAGTTTGTGAATGCCCTGTGGTCAATGGTGTGCAGTTTAGGGGGGATGGTTACAGCTCCTGTGCAG CAACTGGGCCCGGGCGATGCAAAATTAACAATGGAGGTTGTTGGCAGGATACTCGAGATGGACGCTCTTTCTCTGCTTGTATG GATCACGAAGGAGGAAAGTGTGCATGTCCTCCAGGATTTAAAGGCGATGGCGTGAAAAGTTGTGAAG ATGTTGATGAATGCAAAGACAAGAAAGCCTGTCAGTGTGCTGAATGTAGCTGCAAGAATACCTGGGGAAGTTATGATTGTTCATGTAGTGGGGATCTGTTGTATATCAGGGACCATGATACTTGCATAA GTAAGCGGGCTACTGAGGTCAAGTCTGGTTGGGCTGCTGTTTGGGTCATTTTGATAGGGCTGGGTATGGCAGGTGGAGGAGGATTCCTTGTCTACAAATACAGATGGAGG TCATACATGGATTCGGAGATAAGGGCTATCATGGCACAGTACATGCCCCTGGACAGCCAAAATGAGGTTCCAAATCATTTGAGTGATGATCGTGCTTGA